The Prinia subflava isolate CZ2003 ecotype Zambia chromosome 15, Cam_Psub_1.2, whole genome shotgun sequence genome contains a region encoding:
- the LOC134558788 gene encoding mitotic-spindle organizing protein 2B-like, producing MSEGAAGMAATAPMAETRLRRKQLLSAEEAELFELAQAAGSGLDPEVFRVLLDLLRMNVAPLAVFQVLKSMCAGQRLPPGPEGGPAAPAPIPADTRGRNKTSSAVSGSQILAERSSREGSAQRMPRQPSASRTQKAAACGKSSGGGSST from the exons ATGTCGGAGGGGGCGGCGGGAATGGCGGCCACGGCGCCGATGGCGGAGACGCGGCTGCggaggaagcagctgctgagcgCGGAGGAGGCGGAGCTGTTCGAGCTGGCGCAGGCGGCGGGCAGCGGGCTGGACCCGGAGGTGTTCCG GGTGCTGCTGGACCTGCTCCGCATGAACGTGGCGCCGCTCGCCGTGTTCCAGGTGCTGAAGTCGATGTGCGCCGGCCAGCGGCTCCCGCCGGGCCCCGagggcggccccgccgcgccggcGCCGATCCCCGCCGACACCCGAG ggagaaataaaaccagctctgctgtcagtgGGTCACAGATTCTGGCCGAAAGAAGCAGCCGGGAAGGATCTGCACAGAGGATGCCCCGGCAGCCGAGCGCCAGCCGGACACAGaaggcagcagcctgtgggaagaGCAGCGGGGGAGGCAGCAGTACCTGA